One genomic window of Gracilinema caldarium DSM 7334 includes the following:
- a CDS encoding RNA recognition motif domain-containing protein: MAKKLYVGNLSYNTSEDSLRNLFSNFGSVASAKIIFDRETGNSKGFGFVEMSTDEEASAAIAGTNGREFEGRQLRVNEAMDKPRRERDNGGYNRW; this comes from the coding sequence ATGGCCAAGAAACTTTACGTCGGCAATCTCTCGTACAACACTTCCGAAGACAGCCTCCGCAATCTGTTCTCCAATTTTGGAAGCGTTGCCTCTGCCAAGATCATTTTTGATCGTGAGACAGGTAACTCCAAGGGCTTCGGCTTTGTCGAAATGAGCACAGACGAAGAAGCCAGTGCTGCAATTGCAGGAACCAACGGTCGTGAGTTCGAGGGGCGGCAGCTCCGCGTAAACGAAGCTATGGACAAACCCCGCCGCGAACGGGATAACGGTGGTTATAACCGCTGGTAA
- a CDS encoding PTS sugar transporter subunit IIA: MNLKSVLNRDTVRLHLKGTTKEEIINELLDVLVQSGKIKDREAALSAIMDRERKMSTGMKHGIAIPHGKSPTVHELVACIGISDTPVDFDSLDHEPCRIFIMTLSPIDKTGPHLQFLAEVSLLFKSSEKRAEILAAKTPEEVLKVLIE, encoded by the coding sequence ATGAACCTCAAGAGTGTACTTAACCGTGACACCGTTCGTCTCCACCTTAAGGGGACTACGAAAGAAGAGATAATTAACGAACTGCTGGATGTTCTCGTTCAGAGCGGAAAGATTAAAGATAGAGAGGCCGCTTTGTCAGCTATTATGGATCGGGAACGAAAAATGTCTACCGGGATGAAACATGGCATAGCTATTCCTCACGGGAAATCACCCACAGTCCATGAGCTCGTTGCCTGTATTGGTATATCCGATACACCGGTCGATTTTGATTCCCTTGACCACGAACCCTGTCGTATTTTCATTATGACCCTTTCGCCCATTGATAAAACTGGTCCTCATCTGCAATTTCTGGCAGAGGTTAGCCTCTTGTTTAAGAGCTCAGAAAAACGAGCTGAAATTCTTGCTGCAAAAACACCCGAAGAGGTACTCAAGGTCCTTATCGAATAG
- a CDS encoding cellulase family glycosylhydrolase, translated as MFIKDNRFIDNQGRTLWLRGCNVSGSSKVPLVPRGETWRRDSLQKPDTVSFVGRPFHLETADEHLDRLASWGFNLIRLIVTWEAIEHAGPGIYDEEYLAYLRKIVKKCEERGIWVYMDPHQDVWSRWTGGDGAPAWTLEKVGIRLDRIGPTGAALTHQELGDPIPKMMWPTNYNRYAAATMFTLFFAGNTYAPACTIDGQSAQDWLQERYIAAFRHCYRRLKDCKAIIGWGAMNEPHQGFIGYQDLTGLKNNSIALGPIPSAFQAMAAASGYPMRIPVYKTGIFGTRITGFETINNSGTSLFQEGFTCPWKLAGVWGEDQGKPVLLKKDYFATYQKRPVCFTEDFLKPFIKKFRERMNEVNVGSFVFIEGIPNGAHPSWQKEDGTGAVHAFHWYDGATLFSKTFNPHLSVRADNRKLVFGKKAVLKSFIDQLADDIQWAKEHMNNAPCLLGEFGLPFDLFNKKAYKTGNYHRHIEALDMYYKAIESLFLHATIWNYTPDNTHARGDGWNDEDLSIFSEGSPRAMEGWHRPFPRAIAGTPEFFSWNYRRKEVQFIYRTSTNAEGPTEIYLHTSHVGQAPKIEVAAFPTDRQELEAQTTTEATQYAWDRDNSILYVIHPERPSRILVHIQG; from the coding sequence ATGTTTATTAAAGACAACAGGTTTATTGATAACCAAGGGCGCACCCTTTGGCTTCGGGGTTGCAATGTCAGTGGTAGTTCCAAAGTCCCCCTTGTTCCCAGGGGAGAAACCTGGCGTAGGGATTCACTGCAAAAACCTGACACCGTTTCCTTTGTGGGGCGACCTTTTCATCTGGAGACCGCCGATGAACACCTGGACCGGCTTGCTTCCTGGGGTTTCAATCTTATCAGGCTTATAGTTACCTGGGAAGCAATAGAACATGCAGGACCAGGTATTTATGATGAAGAATATTTGGCATACCTTAGAAAAATTGTAAAAAAATGTGAAGAACGGGGAATCTGGGTCTACATGGATCCCCACCAGGATGTCTGGAGCCGCTGGACCGGAGGCGATGGAGCCCCTGCATGGACTCTGGAAAAGGTTGGAATTCGCCTTGATCGCATTGGACCAACCGGAGCGGCGCTTACCCACCAAGAACTCGGGGATCCGATTCCGAAAATGATGTGGCCTACAAACTATAACCGCTATGCTGCAGCTACCATGTTTACCCTCTTTTTTGCAGGAAATACCTATGCTCCAGCATGTACCATAGACGGTCAGAGTGCTCAGGACTGGCTTCAGGAGCGATATATAGCAGCTTTCAGACACTGTTACCGAAGGCTTAAGGATTGCAAAGCCATAATTGGCTGGGGAGCCATGAACGAACCCCATCAGGGTTTCATTGGCTATCAGGACCTTACAGGTCTGAAAAACAATTCCATCGCCCTTGGACCAATACCTTCTGCATTTCAGGCTATGGCTGCTGCTTCAGGGTATCCCATGAGAATACCGGTTTACAAAACAGGGATTTTCGGCACCCGTATAACAGGTTTCGAAACCATAAATAATAGCGGCACTTCGCTTTTTCAGGAAGGTTTTACCTGTCCATGGAAACTCGCAGGGGTATGGGGAGAAGATCAGGGAAAGCCCGTGCTGCTTAAAAAAGATTACTTCGCTACCTATCAGAAACGCCCCGTGTGCTTTACCGAAGATTTCTTAAAACCCTTTATTAAAAAATTCCGGGAGCGAATGAACGAAGTAAACGTAGGTAGCTTTGTTTTTATAGAAGGAATACCCAATGGTGCCCACCCAAGCTGGCAAAAGGAAGACGGCACCGGTGCTGTACACGCGTTTCACTGGTACGATGGGGCGACTCTCTTTTCTAAAACCTTTAACCCCCATTTATCTGTAAGAGCAGATAATCGAAAATTGGTATTTGGGAAAAAGGCTGTTCTCAAGAGTTTTATAGATCAGCTTGCAGATGATATTCAGTGGGCCAAGGAGCACATGAATAATGCCCCCTGTCTGCTTGGTGAATTTGGCTTACCCTTCGATTTATTCAATAAAAAAGCCTATAAAACAGGCAACTATCACCGTCATATTGAGGCCCTTGATATGTATTATAAAGCTATAGAGAGCCTCTTTTTACATGCTACGATCTGGAATTATACCCCTGATAACACCCATGCACGAGGAGACGGATGGAATGACGAGGACCTCTCAATTTTTAGCGAGGGAAGTCCCAGAGCAATGGAAGGCTGGCATCGACCGTTTCCAAGGGCAATAGCAGGAACACCAGAGTTCTTTTCATGGAATTACAGGCGTAAAGAAGTCCAATTCATCTACAGGACCAGCACAAACGCAGAAGGACCTACGGAAATATATCTTCATACATCCCATGTGGGACAAGCCCCGAAGATTGAGGTGGCAGCTTTTCCCACAGACAGGCAAGAACTAGAGGCTCAAACCACAACAGAGGCCACACAGTATGCCTGGGATCGGGATAATAGTATACTGTATGTGATTCATCCAGAAAGACCAAGCCGTATCCTGGTTCACATTCAGGGCTGA
- a CDS encoding transglycosylase SLT domain-containing protein gives MIRSKVYLISILIVVLGLGVGVSWYCFNTSKVDVFGSIEDKTEWVALHPKEYRDAILKVHQNKIDVILTLYRDPNSKESVIAFFEAITHNRQVAEIILKYADEFEIEPSLAFALAWEESQYNIRAYNKNKVSEDRGLFQLNSKSFPNLKVEDFYNPDLNARYGIAHLRWCLDLAGSEVAGLAMYNAGTNRVRSDSTPKSTLDYVSRIQTFRNGIEELFQQELASRWVIVEGGVKPAEQKAGPSRLAAVRFPLLNAFRQP, from the coding sequence ATGATTCGAAGCAAGGTATATCTTATTTCCATTCTCATTGTTGTTTTAGGGCTTGGGGTTGGTGTTTCGTGGTACTGTTTTAATACATCTAAAGTTGACGTGTTCGGTTCAATTGAAGATAAAACAGAGTGGGTCGCATTGCATCCTAAAGAATATCGGGATGCTATTCTTAAGGTACATCAAAATAAAATTGATGTTATTCTTACCCTTTATCGAGATCCGAACTCCAAGGAATCGGTTATAGCTTTTTTTGAAGCGATTACCCATAACCGGCAGGTTGCGGAGATAATTCTAAAATATGCCGATGAATTTGAGATTGAACCCAGCCTGGCCTTTGCGCTCGCCTGGGAAGAGAGCCAGTATAACATTCGGGCATATAATAAAAATAAGGTCAGTGAGGATCGGGGCTTATTTCAGCTTAATTCAAAATCCTTCCCAAACTTAAAAGTCGAAGATTTTTATAATCCTGATCTCAATGCCCGCTATGGGATTGCCCATTTACGGTGGTGTTTGGATTTGGCCGGTTCGGAAGTTGCTGGGCTTGCAATGTATAATGCTGGAACGAATCGGGTCCGTTCTGACAGCACTCCAAAATCTACGTTGGATTATGTTTCCCGTATCCAAACATTCCGCAACGGTATAGAAGAACTTTTTCAGCAGGAACTAGCCAGTCGCTGGGTGATAGTAGAGGGTGGGGTAAAGCCAGCTGAACAAAAAGCAGGGCCGTCCCGTCTTGCTGCGGTCCGGTTCCCCCTACTTAATGCCTTCCGTCAGCCCTGA
- a CDS encoding phosphoglycerate dehydrogenase encodes MFRIRTANKISPLGLELFPRDRYEVASDLPNPDAILVRSADLHQVEIPETVKAIARAGAGVNNIPLELCSERGIVVFNTPGGNANAVKELAIAAFLLSSRKIIEGIAWAKTLIDKKDEVPELVEKGKAQFEGPELKGKTLGVIGLGAIGVMVANDATALGMHVIGYDPFISVDAAWSLSRTVQKADTLESLLRQADYVTIHVPLTEDTKGLINADRIKMMKKGARIINLARGGLVNEADVSVALKDGKLSCYVTDFPNAELLANERVICIPHLGASTPEAEDNCAIMAVQQLMDYLESGNIKNSVNFPHCRLEQRSPFRLLVANRNVPNMVGQITSILAGANINITDLINHHKDKYAYNIIDTEQEIAQDVLERIAQVDGIIRVRAIKK; translated from the coding sequence ATGTTTAGAATTCGTACAGCCAATAAAATTTCTCCCCTGGGGCTTGAGCTTTTTCCTCGGGACCGCTACGAAGTAGCCTCGGATCTGCCAAACCCCGATGCAATCCTGGTTCGCAGTGCAGACCTGCATCAGGTGGAAATTCCAGAAACAGTAAAGGCTATTGCCCGGGCGGGTGCGGGGGTAAATAACATTCCTCTAGAGTTATGCAGTGAGCGGGGAATTGTGGTATTTAACACCCCTGGTGGGAATGCTAATGCGGTAAAGGAACTGGCTATTGCAGCCTTCCTCCTTTCATCACGAAAAATTATTGAAGGTATAGCCTGGGCGAAAACCCTCATCGATAAAAAAGATGAAGTCCCGGAGCTAGTAGAAAAGGGAAAGGCACAGTTCGAAGGGCCTGAATTGAAGGGGAAAACTCTCGGTGTTATTGGTCTTGGAGCAATCGGTGTTATGGTCGCCAACGATGCCACTGCTCTAGGAATGCATGTCATCGGATATGATCCCTTTATTTCGGTAGATGCAGCATGGAGTCTTTCTCGGACGGTACAAAAGGCTGATACATTAGAAAGTCTCTTGAGACAGGCCGACTATGTCACTATTCATGTGCCGTTGACGGAGGATACCAAGGGACTCATTAATGCGGATCGGATTAAAATGATGAAAAAGGGCGCCCGGATCATCAATCTGGCTCGAGGTGGACTTGTAAATGAGGCGGATGTGTCAGTGGCTCTCAAGGATGGCAAGCTTTCTTGCTATGTCACCGATTTCCCGAATGCAGAATTATTAGCCAATGAACGGGTTATATGTATTCCTCATCTGGGAGCTTCCACCCCTGAGGCAGAAGATAATTGTGCTATTATGGCGGTACAGCAGCTGATGGACTATCTCGAATCGGGAAATATCAAGAACTCGGTCAATTTTCCCCATTGCCGTCTTGAACAGCGTTCGCCTTTCAGGCTCCTTGTGGCTAACCGAAATGTTCCCAATATGGTAGGTCAGATTACCAGTATTCTTGCAGGAGCTAACATCAATATTACTGACCTTATCAACCATCATAAAGATAAATATGCCTATAATATCATCGATACGGAACAGGAAATCGCTCAGGATGTGCTGGAGCGTATTGCTCAGGTAGACGGAATCATCCGAGTTCGAGCTATCAAAAAGTAA
- the serC gene encoding 3-phosphoserine/phosphohydroxythreonine transaminase: protein MNKRVYNFSAGPSMLPVAVLERAAAEMTNANGTGQSVMEMSHRSKDFKPIIDHAEAMLRELMEIPGNYKVLFLQGGASLQFPMIPLNLAVREDGKKQKVTYVDTGVWASKAAEEASKYAEVRVAASSKDKAYSYIPEAPAPDTEDVYYHITWNNTIVGTKWNKIPNTGSVPLVADISSCILSEPLDVSKFALLYAGAQKNLGPAGVTVVIIREDLIKKVPDWIPTMLRYEIHAKEGSMYNTPPCYGIYIIGLVLDWMKEQGGLAEIERRNREKATLLYDYLDQSKLFRSPIRKEDRSLMNIPFVIGNADLEAQFVKEAAASGLVNLAGHRLVGGMRASIYNAMPKEGVLALIDFMKQFEAAHRS, encoded by the coding sequence ATGAACAAACGGGTGTACAATTTTTCGGCAGGGCCTTCCATGCTGCCTGTAGCAGTGTTGGAACGGGCAGCGGCAGAGATGACCAATGCCAATGGTACTGGTCAGTCCGTCATGGAGATGAGCCACCGGTCAAAGGATTTTAAACCGATTATCGACCATGCAGAGGCAATGCTCCGGGAACTGATGGAAATTCCTGGCAATTATAAGGTCCTGTTTCTCCAGGGGGGAGCCTCCCTGCAATTTCCCATGATTCCTCTTAATCTTGCGGTGAGAGAAGATGGAAAGAAGCAGAAGGTAACCTATGTAGACACCGGTGTATGGGCTAGCAAAGCTGCTGAAGAAGCCTCTAAATATGCTGAAGTTCGGGTCGCTGCAAGTTCTAAGGATAAGGCCTATTCCTATATTCCCGAAGCTCCAGCCCCTGATACGGAGGATGTTTATTATCATATCACCTGGAATAACACCATCGTCGGAACCAAGTGGAATAAGATTCCCAATACCGGGTCGGTTCCCCTGGTGGCGGATATCTCAAGTTGTATCCTTTCTGAACCCCTCGATGTGTCAAAATTTGCCCTTCTGTATGCCGGAGCCCAGAAAAATCTTGGGCCTGCAGGGGTTACGGTGGTGATTATTCGGGAAGATCTTATTAAAAAGGTTCCTGATTGGATCCCGACCATGCTGCGCTATGAAATTCATGCTAAAGAGGGGTCTATGTACAATACTCCTCCCTGTTATGGGATTTATATCATCGGTCTTGTGTTGGATTGGATGAAAGAGCAGGGGGGACTCGCAGAGATTGAACGGCGCAACCGGGAAAAGGCTACGCTTTTATACGATTACCTTGACCAGTCCAAGCTGTTCCGTTCGCCCATTCGTAAGGAAGATCGAAGTCTTATGAATATTCCCTTTGTCATTGGCAACGCGGATCTGGAAGCTCAATTTGTTAAAGAAGCAGCCGCTTCTGGTCTGGTGAACCTGGCGGGGCACCGGCTGGTCGGTGGTATGCGGGCCAGCATCTACAATGCAATGCCAAAAGAGGGGGTCCTCGCCCTCATCGATTTTATGAAGCAGTTCGAAGCTGCCCACAGGAGCTAA
- a CDS encoding redox-sensing transcriptional repressor Rex: MLLNLIPEPSVERLLSLTRLLDHLDVQFITSSEIESRTGWSSNTIRKDISYIEGSFASPVGYDRQKLATAIKSTLGLDKVQRFCVVGLGRLGSAYLHYSVFREEGYELVAGFDSSVNRIEILHSPVPLYPAYKMGEVISRFQITLALLCVPPEEAQKTAERLVTAGIKGIINFAPVVLQVPEGVHVRNVNVVDELRAISATIQCS, from the coding sequence TTGCTGTTGAATCTAATACCAGAACCAAGTGTGGAACGTTTACTTTCTTTAACCCGTTTATTAGATCATCTAGATGTTCAGTTTATAACATCTAGTGAAATTGAAAGCCGGACCGGATGGTCGAGTAACACCATCCGTAAAGACATTTCCTACATAGAAGGTTCCTTCGCAAGTCCTGTCGGATATGACCGACAGAAACTAGCAACGGCAATTAAATCGACTTTGGGGCTAGATAAGGTCCAGCGATTCTGTGTGGTAGGTCTTGGGCGGCTCGGCTCTGCTTATCTTCATTATTCAGTCTTTCGTGAAGAAGGATATGAACTGGTCGCAGGCTTTGATTCCAGTGTAAACCGGATAGAAATTCTTCATTCCCCTGTGCCACTGTATCCTGCCTATAAAATGGGAGAAGTTATATCTCGGTTCCAGATTACCCTGGCCTTGCTTTGTGTTCCCCCTGAAGAGGCCCAAAAAACCGCAGAACGGTTGGTAACTGCGGGTATTAAGGGCATCATTAATTTTGCGCCTGTAGTTTTACAGGTGCCCGAGGGGGTTCATGTCCGCAATGTGAATGTGGTTGATGAATTACGGGCGATCAGCGCCACTATACAATGTTCATAA
- the hprK gene encoding HPr(Ser) kinase/phosphatase: MPAKRFTVLDLIDIDLKEHNSLNLRCIGGRKGLNRVIAIPDINRPGLALSGFYDAFAHERIQIFGRGEVAYLKKLADEGKTETIVQMFSYPIPCCIFTYNQTPDRNFFEIAEAAQCPILQTDLPSSEFSSRLLRILSNIFAPQKSVHGVLVEVFGLGILILGDSGVGKSEAALELIERGHRLVADDVVEIRCMNGNILMGSGANKIIGHHMEIRGLGIINITHLFGVGAIRDKKQIQLVVVLEEWNSEKMYDRLGTQEQTMEILGVQVPKLEIPVKPGRNIPIIIETAAMNERLKKMGYFSAKEFNQNILKWIESDSARSVYFGQEDFI, from the coding sequence ATGCCAGCAAAACGGTTCACGGTTCTGGACCTTATCGATATTGATTTAAAGGAGCACAACTCCCTTAATCTCCGCTGTATTGGCGGCAGAAAGGGCCTGAACCGGGTTATCGCAATCCCAGACATTAACCGGCCGGGCCTTGCCCTTTCCGGTTTTTATGATGCCTTTGCCCACGAACGGATTCAAATCTTTGGCCGCGGTGAGGTTGCCTATCTTAAGAAACTGGCAGATGAAGGAAAAACTGAAACCATCGTACAAATGTTCAGTTATCCTATTCCATGTTGTATTTTCACCTATAATCAAACCCCGGACAGAAACTTTTTTGAAATTGCAGAGGCAGCTCAATGTCCCATTTTGCAGACCGACCTACCGTCTTCTGAATTTTCTTCCCGGCTTCTTCGTATCCTGAGCAACATTTTTGCGCCTCAAAAGAGTGTACATGGTGTATTAGTAGAAGTCTTCGGTCTCGGGATTCTCATTCTTGGGGACTCAGGTGTCGGAAAAAGCGAAGCGGCCCTGGAGCTCATTGAACGGGGACATCGGCTTGTGGCGGATGATGTGGTAGAAATCCGTTGTATGAACGGAAATATTCTCATGGGCTCTGGAGCCAACAAAATCATAGGCCACCATATGGAAATACGGGGTCTGGGGATCATCAATATTACCCATCTTTTTGGAGTCGGTGCAATCCGTGATAAGAAACAAATCCAACTAGTGGTGGTACTGGAGGAATGGAATTCCGAAAAGATGTATGATCGACTAGGAACCCAGGAACAAACTATGGAAATACTTGGGGTTCAGGTACCTAAACTGGAAATCCCCGTTAAGCCAGGAAGAAATATTCCCATTATTATAGAGACCGCGGCAATGAATGAACGGCTTAAGAAAATGGGATACTTTTCTGCCAAAGAATTTAACCAGAACATTCTTAAATGGATAGAAAGCGATTCTGCCCGTTCGGTCTATTTCGGGCAGGAAGATTTTATATAG
- a CDS encoding HPr family phosphocarrier protein has product MVEQMVTIKNRAGIHARPAALLVQTASKFKSKIYIEKESDRINGKSIMGIITLGAGYDTNLKLIADGEDEQDALQALVHLFDSKFEED; this is encoded by the coding sequence ATGGTAGAACAGATGGTCACTATTAAAAATCGTGCCGGGATTCATGCCCGGCCTGCGGCATTACTTGTTCAGACTGCCAGTAAATTTAAATCCAAAATATATATTGAAAAAGAAAGTGACCGTATCAATGGGAAGTCTATCATGGGAATCATTACCCTGGGTGCTGGGTATGATACGAATCTCAAACTGATCGCCGATGGCGAAGATGAACAAGATGCACTACAAGCTCTGGTTCATCTCTTTGATTCAAAGTTCGAAGAAGATTAA